In Bradyrhizobium sp. 1(2017), one DNA window encodes the following:
- a CDS encoding SIS domain-containing protein has product MPAESVDPDHKAFLADYMGRLHRATAVDDAVFASISATRATWLRTREQGGRVIFIGNGGSAGIASHLAIDLAKNASVPALCFSDASMMSCLANDYGFEDWIAHAVRLSARAGDCLVAISSSGRSKNILNAVAQARTMKLDVITLSGMNADNPLRNLGDVNFWVDSRSYNIVETTHQFWMMAAIDLVIGRAEYPAS; this is encoded by the coding sequence ATGCCTGCCGAGTCCGTCGATCCCGATCACAAGGCTTTCCTCGCCGATTACATGGGGCGCCTGCATCGCGCGACCGCGGTCGATGACGCCGTCTTTGCCAGCATCTCCGCCACGCGCGCGACCTGGTTGCGGACGCGCGAGCAGGGCGGTCGCGTCATCTTCATCGGCAATGGCGGTTCCGCCGGCATCGCCTCGCATCTGGCGATCGATCTGGCGAAGAACGCGTCGGTGCCTGCACTCTGCTTCAGCGATGCAAGCATGATGTCGTGCCTCGCCAACGACTACGGGTTCGAGGATTGGATCGCGCATGCGGTGCGGCTGAGCGCCCGCGCCGGCGACTGTCTCGTCGCGATCAGCTCGTCGGGACGCTCGAAGAACATCCTCAATGCGGTTGCGCAGGCGCGCACGATGAAGCTCGACGTGATCACGCTGTCGGGCATGAATGCGGACAATCCCCTGCGCAATCTCGGCGACGTCAATTTCTGGGTCGACAGCCGCAGCTACAACATTGTGGAGACCACGCACCAGTTCTGGATGATGGCCGCGATCGACCTCGTCATCGGTCGCGCCGAATATCCGGCATCCTGA
- a CDS encoding SDR family oxidoreductase, which translates to MKCIVTGGAGFIGSHLVDRLLDDGHEVIALDNFVIGRPENLASRAKSDRLKVVRADVTEPDSIGPYFHGVDWVFHLAALADIVPSIESPIPYHRANVDGTVNVLEAARHAGVSRFVYAASSSCYGIPDVYPTPESAEIRPMYPYALTKNLGEQCVMHWCQVYKLPAVALRLFNVYGPRHRTTGTYGAVFGVFMAQKLAGKPFTVVGDGEQTRDFTFVSDVADAFVTAARSDVSHEIFNVGSDNTYSVNRLVELLGGDKVHIPKRPGEPDCTYADITKIKRILKWAPKVKFEDGVATMLKSMDQYRDAPLWTVDKIADATKDWFKYLGDGSDAASGTPQKAGR; encoded by the coding sequence ATGAAGTGCATCGTTACTGGCGGCGCCGGTTTCATCGGCAGTCACCTCGTCGATCGCCTCCTCGATGACGGCCACGAGGTGATCGCGCTCGACAATTTCGTCATCGGACGCCCCGAGAATCTCGCCTCGCGCGCCAAATCGGACCGGCTCAAGGTCGTCCGGGCCGACGTCACCGAGCCGGACTCGATCGGGCCGTATTTCCACGGTGTCGACTGGGTCTTCCATCTCGCGGCGCTGGCCGACATCGTCCCCTCGATCGAGTCGCCGATCCCGTATCACCGCGCCAATGTCGACGGCACGGTCAACGTGCTCGAAGCTGCGCGGCACGCGGGCGTCAGCCGGTTCGTCTACGCGGCGTCGTCGTCCTGCTATGGCATTCCCGACGTCTATCCGACGCCCGAGAGCGCCGAGATCCGGCCGATGTATCCCTATGCTCTCACCAAGAATCTCGGCGAACAGTGCGTCATGCACTGGTGCCAGGTCTACAAGCTTCCCGCCGTGGCGCTGCGCCTGTTCAACGTGTACGGGCCGCGCCACCGCACCACCGGCACCTATGGCGCCGTGTTCGGCGTGTTCATGGCGCAGAAGCTTGCGGGCAAGCCCTTCACGGTGGTCGGCGATGGCGAGCAGACGCGCGACTTCACGTTCGTCAGCGACGTCGCCGATGCCTTCGTGACCGCCGCCCGCTCCGACGTCTCGCACGAGATCTTCAACGTCGGTTCGGATAACACCTACAGCGTCAATCGCCTGGTCGAGCTTCTCGGCGGCGACAAGGTCCACATTCCCAAGCGTCCCGGCGAACCCGATTGCACTTACGCCGACATCACCAAGATCAAGCGGATCCTGAAATGGGCGCCGAAAGTGAAATTCGAGGACGGCGTCGCGACGATGCTGAAGTCGATGGACCAATACAGGGACGCCCCCCTGTGGACTGTGGACAAGATCGCCGACGCCACCAAGGACTGGTTCAAGTATCTCGGTGATGGCAGCGATGCGGCGTCGGGCACGCCGCAGAAGGCAGGCCGTTGA
- a CDS encoding PfkB family carbohydrate kinase, with the protein MGNAPTDQPAVHPAPHLKIKTIEELGEIARAAQAEGRTVALCHGVFDLVHLGHVRHILAARNEADVVIVTITADRFVNKGPGRPIFPESMRAEMLAALGTVDWVGINRTSSAEPILDTVRPDIYVKGSDYENPEDDVTGKIATEREAVERHGGRIVFTRDVTFSSSSLMNRYFDIYDPPLRDYLQKVRESGGAERLLKLIDKIQDMHVVLVGDTIIDEYQYVTALGKASKENIVATLFKNGEQFAGGVIAAANHVASFCKSVEIVTTLGGKDYPEEFIRAHVRPNVTLTPIRIQGRPTTRKLRYVEMGYLHKLFEVYTMDDTPLDETERKEIDRVTAERVRGADVVIVTDFGHGMIASSTIDTLIANSKFLAVNAQSNSGNHGYNLITKYPRADYVCIDAPEARLAATDKFNDIASVIQNGLHAKIDCDNMIITHGSFGCYPFSSKTGVARVPAFTKTVVDTVGAGDAFLTITAPLVAAGGNIEDVAFIGNAAGAIKVGIVGHRSSVEKAPLVKFVTALLK; encoded by the coding sequence ATGGGTAATGCTCCGACTGACCAGCCGGCCGTCCATCCGGCACCGCATCTGAAGATCAAGACTATCGAGGAACTGGGCGAGATCGCGCGGGCCGCGCAGGCCGAGGGCCGTACCGTTGCGCTCTGCCACGGCGTGTTCGATCTCGTGCATCTCGGCCACGTCCGGCACATCCTGGCGGCGCGCAACGAGGCCGACGTGGTCATCGTGACGATCACGGCCGACCGCTTCGTCAACAAGGGCCCGGGACGACCGATCTTTCCGGAGAGCATGCGCGCCGAGATGCTCGCCGCGCTCGGCACGGTCGACTGGGTCGGCATCAACCGGACGTCGAGTGCCGAGCCGATCCTGGATACCGTGCGGCCCGACATCTACGTGAAGGGCTCGGACTACGAAAACCCCGAAGACGACGTCACCGGCAAGATCGCCACCGAGCGTGAGGCGGTCGAACGCCACGGCGGGCGCATCGTCTTCACACGCGACGTGACCTTCAGCTCGTCGTCGCTGATGAACCGCTACTTCGACATCTACGACCCCCCTCTGCGCGACTACCTCCAGAAGGTACGTGAGAGCGGCGGCGCCGAACGCCTGCTGAAGCTGATCGACAAAATCCAGGACATGCACGTCGTTCTGGTCGGCGACACGATCATCGACGAATACCAATACGTCACGGCTCTCGGAAAAGCCTCGAAGGAAAACATCGTCGCGACGCTGTTCAAGAACGGCGAGCAATTTGCAGGCGGCGTGATTGCCGCGGCCAATCACGTGGCGAGTTTCTGCAAATCGGTCGAGATCGTTACGACGCTGGGTGGCAAGGACTACCCCGAAGAGTTCATCCGCGCGCACGTCCGCCCGAATGTCACGCTCACGCCGATCCGCATTCAGGGCCGTCCGACGACCCGCAAATTGCGGTACGTCGAGATGGGCTATCTGCACAAGCTCTTCGAAGTCTACACCATGGACGACACGCCGCTCGACGAGACCGAGCGCAAGGAGATCGACCGTGTCACCGCCGAGCGCGTGCGCGGCGCCGACGTGGTCATCGTCACGGATTTCGGTCACGGCATGATCGCATCCAGCACGATCGACACCCTGATCGCGAACTCCAAGTTCCTGGCGGTCAATGCCCAGAGCAACAGCGGCAACCACGGCTACAATCTGATCACGAAGTATCCGCGCGCCGACTACGTCTGCATCGACGCGCCGGAAGCACGCCTGGCGGCCACCGACAAGTTCAACGACATCGCATCGGTGATCCAGAACGGCCTGCACGCCAAGATCGATTGCGACAACATGATCATCACGCACGGCTCCTTCGGCTGCTACCCCTTCTCGTCGAAGACCGGCGTTGCGCGCGTACCCGCCTTCACCAAGACCGTGGTCGACACGGTCGGCGCTGGCGATGCCTTCCTGACGATCACGGCGCCGCTGGTGGCGGCCGGCGGCAATATCGAGGACGTCGCCTTCATCGGCAATGCGGCAGGTGCGATCAAGGTCGGCATCGTCGGCCACCGCAGCTCGGTCGAAAAGGCGCCGCTGGTCAAATTCGTCACCGCGTTGTTGAAGTGA
- a CDS encoding NAD-dependent epimerase/dehydratase family protein, with product MIDQKWNVMVTGGAGYVGSVLVPRLLAAGHKVTVLDLFMYGDDVFNAVRDNPNLRLIKGDIRDEAAINESLRGNNAVIHLACISNDPSFELDPGLGKSINYDCFRPMVRAAKKAGIKRFIYASSSSVYGIKDEAEVTEELSCEPLTDYSKFKAMCETDLADEAASGFVTCTVRPATVCGYAPRQRLDVVVNILTNLAVNTGRIRVFGGTQKRPNLHIEDMSAAYLFLLQQDDAKIDGKTYNIGYENHSLMKIADIVKSVVGNNVDVAVEPTDDLRSYHVSSEKIRRELGFAPTHTIEQAVSGLVDAFRGGRLPNSLNDPRYFNIKMMQNISLK from the coding sequence GTGATCGATCAGAAATGGAATGTGATGGTCACCGGTGGCGCCGGCTATGTCGGCAGCGTTCTGGTTCCCCGGCTGCTGGCAGCGGGACACAAGGTCACAGTGCTCGACCTCTTCATGTACGGCGACGACGTCTTCAATGCCGTTCGCGACAATCCGAACCTGCGCCTGATCAAGGGCGACATCCGCGATGAGGCCGCGATCAACGAATCCCTGCGCGGCAACAATGCGGTGATTCACCTCGCCTGCATCTCCAACGACCCATCGTTCGAACTGGACCCGGGCCTCGGAAAATCCATCAACTACGACTGCTTCCGGCCGATGGTGCGCGCCGCGAAGAAGGCCGGCATCAAGCGCTTCATCTATGCTTCCTCGTCGAGCGTCTATGGCATCAAGGACGAGGCCGAGGTGACCGAGGAACTGTCCTGCGAGCCGCTCACGGACTACTCCAAGTTCAAGGCGATGTGCGAGACCGATCTTGCCGACGAGGCCGCGTCCGGCTTCGTCACCTGCACGGTTCGCCCGGCCACGGTTTGCGGCTACGCTCCGCGCCAGCGGCTCGACGTCGTCGTCAACATCCTGACCAACCTGGCGGTCAACACCGGCCGCATTCGCGTGTTCGGCGGAACGCAGAAGCGGCCCAATCTGCACATCGAGGACATGTCCGCGGCCTATCTGTTCCTGCTTCAGCAGGACGACGCGAAGATCGACGGCAAGACCTACAACATCGGCTACGAAAACCACTCGCTGATGAAGATCGCCGACATCGTCAAATCGGTGGTCGGAAACAACGTCGACGTCGCCGTCGAGCCGACCGACGATCTGCGCTCCTACCACGTCTCCTCGGAGAAGATCCGCCGCGAGCTCGGATTTGCGCCGACGCACACGATCGAACAGGCCGTGTCCGGACTCGTGGACGCCTTCAGGGGCGGTCGCCTGCCGAACTCGCTCAACGATCCCCGGTATTTCAACATCAAGATGATGCAGAACATCAGCCTGAAGTGA
- a CDS encoding phosphotransferase: MSEPDISAQDAVSIGSRLAGARVAAAQPARSGGNNRVFRLEMAEGSPLALKHYPSDGRDRLGQEYDALSFLSRHGITSTPRPIAKDANAFCALYQWFDGDAAVLRPQDDDADQLADFLIELQKLREAEGAQTLRNASASIFSPEAAIAQYEQRLDDLQHASQDHPDLRAFVEKSLVPSTAIAIRQLRRRYAELGRDPAADLAPAHRALSPSDFGLHNALRADDGRLRFIDFEYFGWDDPVKLVSDTAIHPGSDLPEASANRLIERLSRAFEAGDDAFAIRRDVLYPVFGAIWCLIVLNAYLPESRSRRALAAQGGDLTVRLAGQLDKARRLHQTICQRDPDLTPR, encoded by the coding sequence ATGAGCGAGCCGGACATCAGCGCGCAGGATGCGGTCTCGATCGGCAGCCGCTTGGCCGGAGCGCGGGTCGCGGCCGCGCAACCGGCGCGGTCCGGCGGCAACAACCGGGTGTTTCGGCTCGAGATGGCGGAGGGATCGCCGCTCGCCCTCAAGCATTATCCATCCGACGGGCGCGATCGCCTCGGACAGGAATATGACGCGCTCTCGTTTCTGTCTCGCCACGGCATCACATCGACACCGCGGCCGATCGCGAAGGACGCAAATGCCTTCTGCGCGCTGTATCAATGGTTCGACGGCGATGCGGCCGTACTGCGCCCGCAGGATGACGATGCCGACCAGTTGGCCGATTTTCTCATCGAGCTTCAGAAGTTGCGCGAGGCCGAAGGCGCGCAGACTTTGCGAAACGCCTCGGCCAGCATCTTCTCGCCCGAGGCGGCCATCGCCCAGTACGAGCAGCGTCTGGACGACTTGCAGCACGCATCGCAGGATCACCCGGACTTGCGCGCGTTCGTGGAGAAGAGCCTGGTTCCCAGCACGGCCATCGCGATCCGGCAACTCCGGAGACGCTATGCGGAACTGGGCCGGGATCCCGCAGCGGACCTGGCGCCCGCACATCGCGCCTTGAGCCCGTCGGATTTCGGACTGCACAACGCGTTGCGCGCCGATGACGGCAGGCTGCGCTTCATCGACTTCGAATATTTCGGCTGGGACGATCCGGTCAAGCTCGTGTCCGACACCGCAATCCATCCGGGCAGCGATCTGCCCGAGGCCAGCGCAAATCGATTGATCGAACGGCTCTCGCGTGCCTTCGAAGCTGGGGATGACGCGTTTGCGATCCGCCGTGACGTACTGTATCCTGTGTTCGGGGCGATTTGGTGCCTGATTGTCCTGAATGCCTATTTGCCGGAAAGCCGCTCCCGGCGTGCCCTGGCTGCGCAAGGTGGTGATCTGACGGTCCGCCTTGCCGGCCAGCTCGACAAAGCCCGCCGGCTCCATCAAACGATTTGCCAACGTGATCCAGATCTCACCCCACGCTGA
- a CDS encoding transketolase, which produces MIQISPHAEAALTCTLDERSLYLRRLVLGSVRSAGRGHVGPALSLIEMVRVLYDDVLRIDPKNPRDPHRDRAILSKGHGCLALYALLADRGFFPLSELDGFCGPDSILGGHPEYGMVPGVEASTGALGHGLSIGVGLALAARMRERTYRTFVLLGDGEINEGSVWEAAMGAAKHGLDNLVALIDYNKLQSYGPTDYVLPLEPLADKWRSFGFAVQELNGHDVGALRTVLKQVPAVPGKPTAIICHTVKGKGLPPAESNADWHHKNKLTDSELDAIRVAVGDF; this is translated from the coding sequence GTGATCCAGATCTCACCCCACGCTGAAGCCGCCCTCACCTGCACGCTGGACGAGCGCAGCCTTTACTTGCGCCGCCTGGTACTCGGTTCTGTCCGCTCGGCGGGACGCGGACATGTCGGTCCTGCTCTGTCGCTGATCGAGATGGTCCGCGTGCTCTACGACGACGTGCTGCGGATCGATCCGAAAAATCCGCGCGATCCCCATCGCGATCGCGCGATCCTCAGCAAGGGACACGGTTGCCTGGCGCTTTATGCGCTATTGGCCGATCGCGGCTTCTTTCCGTTGTCGGAGCTCGACGGCTTCTGCGGCCCCGACAGCATCCTGGGCGGACATCCCGAATACGGCATGGTGCCCGGAGTCGAGGCCTCGACCGGCGCGCTTGGCCATGGCCTGTCGATCGGTGTCGGCCTCGCGCTCGCCGCACGCATGCGCGAGCGTACCTACCGGACCTTCGTGCTGCTCGGCGACGGCGAGATCAACGAGGGATCGGTGTGGGAAGCCGCCATGGGCGCGGCCAAGCACGGGCTCGACAATCTGGTCGCGCTGATCGACTACAACAAGCTGCAGAGCTACGGCCCGACCGACTACGTCCTGCCGCTGGAGCCGCTCGCGGACAAATGGCGCAGCTTCGGGTTCGCCGTGCAGGAGCTGAACGGCCACGACGTCGGCGCCCTGCGCACTGTCCTCAAGCAGGTTCCGGCCGTTCCGGGCAAGCCCACGGCGATCATCTGCCATACCGTCAAGGGCAAGGGTCTGCCGCCGGCGGAATCCAACGCCGATTGGCATCACAAGAACAAGCTGACCGACAGCGAGCTCGACGCCATTCGCGTCGCCGTCGGCGATTTTTGA
- a CDS encoding transketolase family protein encodes MRNTAMNMVHKLAARDERVLYIGSDPGAGTLRAMSKEFPKRHLIEGISEAHIIGMSAGLAMEGFVPYVNTIATFLTRRCYEQVAVDLCLHNLPVRLIANGGGLVYAPLGPTHQAIEDIAIMRALPNMTVICPCDADEAARMMEQTLDWTGPIYIRLGKGGDAIVSKAEHGFEIGKAILMRPPGDVLMVTTGIMLQRALAAADLLAAQGIRAGILHMHTVKPLDTAALLQAIRGVKLVATLEEHVPSGGLGSAVAEALIDKLGSGLPAMLRLSLPDRFMHNYGSQDSLLKKHGLSASAIATSIERTLAGSPTSSPQLHST; translated from the coding sequence ATGCGCAACACAGCCATGAACATGGTCCACAAGCTCGCCGCGCGCGACGAGCGGGTGCTTTACATCGGCTCCGATCCCGGCGCGGGCACCTTGCGCGCGATGAGCAAGGAGTTTCCCAAGCGCCATCTGATCGAGGGCATTTCGGAAGCGCACATCATCGGCATGTCGGCAGGTCTCGCGATGGAGGGCTTCGTGCCCTACGTCAACACCATCGCGACCTTCCTCACCCGCCGCTGCTACGAGCAGGTGGCCGTCGACCTCTGCCTGCACAACCTTCCGGTGCGGCTGATCGCCAATGGCGGCGGGCTCGTCTACGCGCCGCTCGGCCCGACCCACCAGGCGATCGAAGACATCGCGATCATGCGGGCGCTGCCGAACATGACGGTGATCTGCCCATGCGATGCCGACGAAGCGGCGCGCATGATGGAGCAGACGCTCGACTGGACCGGCCCGATCTACATCCGGCTCGGCAAAGGCGGCGACGCCATCGTCTCCAAGGCCGAGCACGGCTTCGAAATTGGCAAGGCCATCCTGATGCGGCCGCCGGGCGACGTCCTCATGGTGACGACAGGCATCATGCTGCAGCGGGCCCTCGCCGCAGCCGACCTGCTGGCCGCGCAAGGCATTCGCGCCGGCATCCTGCACATGCACACGGTGAAGCCGCTCGACACCGCGGCGCTGCTGCAAGCGATCCGCGGCGTCAAGCTGGTGGCAACGCTGGAGGAGCACGTGCCCTCCGGCGGCCTCGGCAGCGCTGTCGCCGAGGCGCTGATCGACAAGCTCGGTTCGGGTCTGCCCGCGATGCTGCGGCTGTCGCTGCCGGACCGCTTCATGCACAATTATGGTTCGCAGGATTCGCTGCTGAAGAAGCACGGCCTTTCCGCGAGCGCCATCGCGACCTCGATCGAGCGGACGCTTGCCGGCTCGCCCACCTCTTCCCCTCAACTTCATTCCACCTGA
- a CDS encoding DegT/DnrJ/EryC1/StrS family aminotransferase, translating into MYDVRYSYLLEQFADPAPILAEIGRLVATGDFTLGKPVAEFERRFAELIGVRHAIGVGSGTDALKLPLKALGIGHGDEVITAANTFIATVGAIAETGATPVLVDCDDSFCMNVDQVEAAITKKTKAIMPVQLTGEVTDMGKLMAIAQRHNLPVVEDACQGILSEFAGKRSGTHGIAAGFSLHPLKNLNVWGDAGVVVTNDDGMNEKLRLIRNHGMKNRDEIAILGCNSRLDSLQAVVGNWLIGQTSEITRRRIENAAYYDAGLAGLPGLRIPPRRPNVKHVYHLYMVFAERRDELYKYCLDNGIEAKIHYPIPLYQQEGLKHLGYAPGTFPVTDRHAKEVISFPVDQHLARAQQDRVIETVRKFCHGR; encoded by the coding sequence ATGTACGACGTTCGATATTCCTATCTGCTCGAGCAATTCGCCGACCCCGCTCCGATCCTGGCCGAGATCGGCCGCCTGGTGGCGACCGGCGATTTCACCCTTGGCAAGCCGGTCGCCGAATTCGAGCGCCGCTTTGCCGAACTGATCGGCGTGCGTCACGCCATCGGCGTCGGATCGGGCACCGACGCGCTCAAGCTGCCGCTCAAGGCGCTCGGCATCGGCCATGGCGACGAGGTCATCACGGCCGCCAACACGTTCATCGCGACCGTCGGCGCCATCGCGGAGACCGGCGCAACGCCCGTGCTGGTCGACTGCGACGATTCCTTCTGCATGAACGTCGACCAGGTCGAAGCCGCCATCACCAAGAAGACCAAGGCGATCATGCCGGTTCAGCTCACCGGCGAGGTCACCGACATGGGCAAGCTGATGGCGATCGCCCAGCGCCACAATCTCCCGGTCGTCGAGGACGCCTGCCAGGGCATCCTGTCCGAGTTTGCCGGCAAGCGCTCCGGCACCCACGGCATCGCCGCGGGCTTCTCCCTGCATCCGCTCAAGAACCTCAACGTCTGGGGCGATGCCGGCGTCGTCGTCACCAATGACGACGGGATGAACGAAAAGCTCCGCCTCATCCGCAATCACGGCATGAAGAACCGCGACGAGATCGCGATCCTCGGCTGCAATTCGCGGCTGGACTCGCTCCAGGCGGTGGTCGGCAATTGGCTGATCGGCCAGACCAGCGAGATCACGCGGCGCCGGATCGAGAACGCAGCCTATTACGATGCGGGCCTCGCCGGTCTGCCCGGCCTGCGCATCCCGCCGCGCCGGCCCAACGTGAAGCACGTCTACCACCTCTACATGGTGTTCGCCGAGCGCCGCGACGAGCTCTACAAATACTGCCTGGACAACGGCATCGAGGCCAAGATCCACTATCCGATCCCGCTCTATCAGCAGGAAGGCCTCAAGCATCTCGGCTACGCCCCGGGCACCTTCCCGGTCACCGATCGCCATGCGAAGGAAGTCATCAGCTTCCCCGTCGACCAGCATCTGGCACGCGCGCAGCAGGATCGCGTCATCGAAACCGTTCGGAAGTTCTGCCATGGACGCTGA
- a CDS encoding DegT/DnrJ/EryC1/StrS family aminotransferase translates to MDADTGHRRIGYVNLPAQFEEERAEIMQAVEGVFSRGDFIGGAAVGKLEEELSAYLGSPHVVTLNSGTDALILAMRALDIGPGDEVITPPNSFVASTAAIIAVGATPVFADVLPDQNIDPAAVEAAVTPRTKAIMPVHLTGRMADMNPLMAIASKHALAVIEDSAQAVGSTYDGRMSGTMGTFGCFSAHPLKNLNAAGDAGFLVTADAEMAARIRRLRNHGLINRSDVQEWGIVSRLDTLQAEVLRIRLRHLPSVIERRRRNSAQYRAELDGLPLFIPPCRNIEFNTFHTFVVQTDRRNDFQKYLADKGIETAIHYPVPIHLQPSAAHLGHGRGAFPVTERQADQILTLPINQFLSASDISYICATAREYFA, encoded by the coding sequence ATGGACGCTGACACCGGCCACCGGCGCATCGGTTACGTCAACCTTCCCGCGCAATTCGAGGAAGAACGCGCCGAGATCATGCAGGCAGTCGAGGGCGTGTTTTCCCGCGGCGACTTCATCGGTGGCGCCGCGGTCGGAAAGCTCGAGGAGGAGTTGTCCGCCTATCTCGGCTCGCCGCATGTGGTGACGCTGAATTCCGGCACGGACGCGCTGATCCTCGCCATGCGGGCGCTCGACATCGGCCCCGGCGACGAGGTCATCACCCCGCCGAATTCGTTCGTGGCATCGACCGCCGCGATCATCGCGGTCGGCGCCACGCCGGTGTTTGCGGACGTGCTGCCGGACCAGAACATCGATCCGGCCGCGGTCGAAGCCGCCGTCACCCCGCGGACCAAGGCGATCATGCCGGTGCACCTGACCGGGCGCATGGCCGACATGAACCCACTGATGGCGATCGCGAGCAAGCACGCCCTCGCCGTGATCGAGGACAGCGCGCAGGCCGTCGGCTCGACCTACGACGGCCGCATGAGCGGCACCATGGGAACGTTCGGCTGCTTCTCCGCGCATCCGCTGAAGAATCTCAATGCTGCGGGCGACGCCGGATTTCTCGTCACCGCCGACGCAGAGATGGCCGCGCGCATCCGCCGCCTCCGCAATCACGGCTTGATCAACCGCAGCGACGTCCAGGAATGGGGCATCGTGTCGCGGCTCGACACGCTCCAGGCCGAGGTGCTGCGCATCCGCCTGCGCCACCTGCCCTCCGTGATCGAACGCCGGCGGCGCAACTCCGCGCAATATCGAGCAGAGCTCGACGGCTTACCGCTGTTCATTCCGCCCTGCCGCAACATCGAGTTCAATACCTTCCACACCTTCGTCGTGCAGACCGACCGTCGCAACGACTTCCAGAAATATCTTGCCGACAAGGGCATCGAGACCGCGATCCACTATCCGGTACCGATCCACCTCCAGCCCTCGGCGGCGCATCTGGGGCACGGACGCGGCGCGTTCCCGGTGACGGAACGGCAGGCGGATCAGATCCTCACCCTCCCGATCAACCAGTTCCTCTCGGCCTCCGACATCAGCTATATTTGCGCGACCGCTCGGGAGTATTTTGCATGA
- a CDS encoding sporadic carbohydrate cluster 2OG-Fe(II) oxygenase, translated as MTDTAFLQADEQALAQRFIDDGFVTTPADDRAGLDRIQRRAAELAANYLKLPHSNDPYAMLDTIHTRVSVDDLNGLRLHVFNGLNAEPWFRPTYFRLARSTIETIVGNELCMQRRVNLSIQMPGDDSSLLATHSDVWSGDSPFEVVVWVPLVDVHRTKAMYLLPPSLNGDMQDRMASLRSAEELYKTIKPHATFIEIPYGHVMLFNQTLMHGNRINEEPGTRWSMNCRFKSIMSPYADKRFGEFFEPILLRPATRVGMQYKLPGGFHG; from the coding sequence ATGACGGATACGGCTTTCCTCCAGGCCGACGAGCAGGCGCTGGCGCAGCGTTTCATCGACGACGGCTTCGTCACCACGCCGGCCGACGACCGCGCCGGGCTTGACCGGATCCAGCGCCGGGCCGCCGAGCTCGCGGCGAACTATCTGAAGCTGCCGCACAGCAACGACCCCTACGCGATGCTGGACACCATCCATACGCGCGTGAGCGTGGACGATCTCAACGGACTGCGGCTGCACGTCTTCAACGGCCTCAATGCCGAGCCCTGGTTCCGGCCGACCTATTTCCGCCTCGCACGCTCGACGATCGAAACCATCGTCGGCAACGAGCTCTGCATGCAACGCCGTGTCAACCTCAGCATCCAGATGCCCGGTGACGATTCCTCGCTGCTCGCCACCCATTCCGACGTCTGGTCCGGCGATTCGCCCTTCGAGGTCGTGGTCTGGGTGCCGCTGGTAGACGTCCACCGCACCAAGGCGATGTATCTGCTGCCCCCGTCCCTGAACGGCGACATGCAGGACCGGATGGCAAGCCTGCGCAGCGCCGAGGAGCTGTACAAGACGATCAAGCCGCACGCGACCTTCATCGAGATTCCCTACGGTCACGTGATGCTGTTCAACCAGACCCTGATGCACGGTAATCGCATCAACGAGGAGCCCGGCACCCGCTGGAGCATGAATTGCCGCTTCAAGAGCATCATGTCGCCCTACGCGGACAAGCGCTTTGGCGAGTTCTTCGAGCCGATCCTGCTGCGCCCGGCGACACGGGTCGGCATGCAATACAAGCTGCCGGGAGGCTTCCATGGCTGA
- a CDS encoding LIC12192 family sporadic carbohydrate cluster protein, whose translation MAERAGHRGYIGARPLNGSRTPQHVQNIVIRDYARRKNLQYLLSAVEHIMPGSYMVLEDIVDELPRLNGLILYSIFMLPPEEARRREIYERVLREGCNLHAAVEEISLSSRNDIQAVEDILLVNKFATIL comes from the coding sequence ATGGCTGAGCGAGCCGGCCATCGCGGCTACATCGGCGCCCGGCCGCTGAACGGCAGCCGCACCCCACAGCACGTCCAGAACATCGTGATCCGCGACTACGCGCGGCGGAAAAACCTGCAATACCTGCTCAGCGCCGTCGAACACATCATGCCCGGCAGCTACATGGTGCTCGAGGACATCGTGGACGAGCTGCCCCGCCTGAACGGCCTGATCCTCTACAGCATCTTCATGCTTCCGCCCGAAGAGGCACGGCGGCGGGAGATCTACGAGCGCGTGCTGCGCGAGGGCTGCAATCTGCATGCGGCCGTCGAGGAGATTTCTCTTTCCTCGCGGAACGACATCCAGGCCGTCGAGGACATCCTGCTCGTCAACAAATTCGCGACCATCCTGTGA